The Streptococcus sp. oral taxon 431 nucleotide sequence ACGTACCCTTCGTCCCCAATATTTACGTGAATATATCGGTCAAGACAAGGTCAAGGATCAGCTTCAAATTTTTATCGAAGCAGCAAAAATGCGGGATGAGGCGCTGGACCATGTTCTTTTGTTTGGTCCTCCAGGTCTCGGGAAAACAACCATGGCTTTTGTCATTGCTAATGAACTGGGAGTCAATCTCAAACAAACGTCTGGTCCCGTTATCGAAAAAGCCGGTGATCTGGTAGCGATTTTGAATGACTTGGAGCCTGGAGATGTCCTCTTTATCGATGAAATCCACCGTTTACCAATGGCTGTCGAGGAAGTTTTATATAGTGCCATGGAAGACTTCTATATCGACATCATGATTGGTGCTGGTGAAGGCAGTCGCAGTGTTCATTTGGAGTTGCCACCTTTTACCTTGATTGGTGCGACGACTCGGGCTGGTATGCTTTCAAATCCTCTTCGTGCCCGTTTTGGGATTACAGGGCATATGGAGTATTATGAGCATGCTGACTTGACAGAGATTGTCGAGCGGACGGCAGATATCTTTGAGATGGAAATTACCCATGAAGCTGCTGCTGAGTTGGCTTTACGCAGTCGTGGAACTCCTCGTATTGCCAATCGTCTCCTTAAGCGCGTGCGCGACTTTGCCCAAATTATGGGCGATGGCTTGATTGATGATGTGATTACGGACAAGGCCTTGACTATGCTGGATGTAGACCATGAAGGCTTGGACTATGTGGACCAGAAAATCCTTCGCACCATGATTGAGATGTACGGTGGTGGTCCTGTCGGTCTAGGTACTCTTTCGGTTAATATTGCGGAAGAGCGTGAGACGGTAGAGGATATGTATGAACCTTACCTGATCCAGAAAGGTTTTATCATGCGAACTCGTTCAGGACGGGTGGCGACGGCCAAGGCTTATGAGCATTTGGGGTATGAATATATTGAAAAATGAGACTGAAATTTTAGACTCTTTCAGAGAAAATCCTGAAATGATGGCTATTTTGACCATCATCCGTGACCTGGAATTAAATGATTCCTGGTTAGCAGCTGGTTCGGTTCGAAATTTTATCTGGAATCTCTTGTCAGATAAACCAGCCTTTGACCGTGAAACGGATGTGGACGTCATTTTCTTTGACCCAGAGGTGAGTTATGAAGAAACGTTGGCTATAGAAAGTAAGTTGAGAGAGGATTTTCCCCAGTATCAATGGGAGCTGAAGAATCAAGTCTATATGCATCAGCATAGTCCCCATACGCCTCCCTATGTGAATTCCTGTGATGCCATGAGTAAATATCCTGAATGTTGCACGGCGATAGGTCTTCGCTTGCATTCTGATGCAACTTTGGAGCTCTTTGCCCCTTATGGTTTGGAGGATATTTTGAACTTTCAGGTTGCTCCGACCCCTCATTTCTTAGAAAATGAAGACCGGATGAAGCTCTATCAAAAACGTTTATCTAAGAAAAATTGGCAAGAAAAATGGAAAAATCTTACATTTAAAATAACTTAAGGAAACTTTAAGTTAGGAGTTGTATACTTATCTCAGAAGTTAAGAAGACCTTAACTTTAACTCCTAAAACTTTTTCATAATAATCTCCCTATAAAAATTAAGTCGCCCAATCAGGCGACTTTTTTTGTTGCGGAATAAAGTGTTATCTTATCACTGTTAAGATTATAGTAGAGTGACAAAATCTCGGGGTATGAAACTAAACAAGTTTGAAAAAAATTGGATTCAAAGTTTGCTGATATTCGTTTTATCAATAAAAATGAGAAAATGAAATCTAGTGAGTTAAAATAAAGGAAAAAATCGTCAAAAAGTTTAGACATATATGACAAAAATGTGCTATAATATAATGACCAAAACATTAGTCCATATCATAAATTTGTGATTTTTTTTGCTAATAAAGATTATAAAATAAGAAAAAACCGAATTATAGACGTTTTTTCAGCAAAAAGACAAACCAGACTGAGTTTTATAAAAAAACAGAATCCAAGGAGAATAAAAATGTTTTTTAGACGTCAGGAAGGACGATATAGAGAAACAGACCGAGTAACGAGGTATAAATTGATCAAGTCAGGGAAACACTGGCTTCGAGCATCTACCTCTCTTTTTGGTTTGTTCAAGGTTCTTCGTGGTGGTATTGATACAGCTCAAGTTACAACAGAAGTTGTTGAAGATCGTGTTTCAACATCCCTAACTGGGCTTGATATCCTCAAGGGGATAGCTGCTGCGGGAACTGTCATAGGTGGAGGGATTGCAACCCAATCTCATGTCTATGCTAATGAACAGACTGCTGTTGAAAAAGTAGTTGAAGGTAAGGAAGTTCTTGCTAATGCAGATCAAGCTACCTTAGGAACAGTTGGGCAAGATGATCAAGAAACACCAAGTTCAGATACGACCTCTCAGTCATTAAGTGAGAGTGAGTCAGTCTCAGCGAGTGAATCTGCATCCGTATCAGCAAGCACAAGTGCGTCTGAGTCAGCTTCAACCAGTGCGTCTGTATCAGCAAGCACTTCAGCTTCAGAGTCGGCAAGTACCTCTGCATCTGAGTCAGCATCAACGAGCGCTTCGGCCTCAGCGAGTACAAGTACATCGGCTTCAACAAGTATCTCTGCTTCATCTACTGTGGTAGGATCACAAACAGCTGCGAAAGAAACTGTAACCGATACAAGCACGCCAACTGATAGAACAGGTGAATCATCAGAAACAGCATCGACAACTTTAGAGGGCAAGGTAACCTTTGCTAACCAAATATCTAAAGTAGAGAAAGTTGCAGATTCAACGACCAACTTATCGGCTTCTGCAACGGATCTTGTAGCCACAACTGCTGCTACAGAAGCAAGTGCTAAGAAGGTCGAAGAAGATCGTAAGAAACTAGCTAAACTCTCAGCTGAGATGGGTGAATATCTAGCTAAAGCTGCTGGTTTGCCAAATGCCGATTCAGCTATCACTAAGGTGAATGCTGCTGTAGTAGAGATTGAAAAAGCACTTGCAGATCCGACAGCTGATTTGACAGCAGTCGTGCAAAAGGCAACTTCAGCTCGTAACTCAATCGCCAATGCTGTTTTACGTGCAAATTCAGGTCAACGTGATAGCCGTAATGGACAGGCAATGTTCGAGGGGGTCGGTTTAAGAGGTTTTGTTAACCAACAGAATTTAGGACAAGTTACTGATTCTGCAATTGTATCTAGTAATTTTAATTCTAAGACACGTGAAGTTGTTTGGCATATTAATATGACTTCGCGTTCGCCCTTGAACTATGCAGGTATTATTGCTAAGGTTGATGCCAATACTACTATTACTAGAGTAACATTCAATGGCCAAGAGATGGAGAAACGCAAGGACTCCAATCATGAATATGCTTTTACTTATAGGCATGATCAAAATAGAAATCTTGAAGGTACAGTTCTTGTTTATGCCACAGTAAGTGATAGTTCTAAGACGGCTACAATTCAAGCTCAAGTTGGGACAAGTAGTCAACCGATTGATGGGGATTCTAGGTCTGGTAGTTACTCTAGAGCTAACAGCAGTAGAGTTACTACAGGTCCTATAGAAAATAAACCTGTAAACCCAGGGAATTCTCGGCAAACTGATAACCCTCCTACGATTGAAATGCCATCACGTATTGAAGTATTTAATGATGACGCAATAAACTACAATATCATTTTTCGTGATGACAAAGGTTTGCGAGATTTTTGGGAAAATAAAAAAGATAATGCCATTATTACAGGCTTGATGGGGAAAAATTTCCCAGGTGACTATGGTTTCGCCACGGTTAAAACAAATGATAAAGGTCAAGTAGTTGGATGGGTTTTTGATAATAAAACATGGACTACAAGAGTTTATGGAACTGTAGGTAGAACGGGTAACACTTGGAATCCTATGGTTCCTGGGGAGTACTATGTCGAATACGGTGCAAGTGATAATCCAAAGATTCAGTGGGATCGACAAACTACTACATTTGTAATCAGAGGATTTAACGAACGTCAAGATCCGGTAAGTGGTGATACTGTTACAGTTAACAATCCGTCATCTTTGAGCGAGACTGAGAAAGCTCAAATCCTTGCAAACTTCAAGAGCAAAAATGCTGCTATCCTCTCAAGTACTGACTACGTAAAAGGTTCTGAAGGTGGTAAAGAAATTACAGTGTCTAACACTGGTGAAATCACCATTACCTACCGTGACAACACTGTGGATGTTGTCCAAGCAAGTGTAAGAGCGGAAACGGAAGTACCTGTACCTGCTGTTACAGTGACACGTGGTGGTCAGACTATCCCAGCTACTCCAAGCCCAGTTGGTGGTCGAGGAGATGAACATATCGTCTATGCTGGTGACGACTTCACCGTTAAATTTACAGCGACTGATAATAGTGGTAAGTTAAAAGAGTTTAAGATTGTTTCAATGGCAGATGGGACTCGACCAGGATTGAGAGATAACTTCTTTGAAGATCCTAAATATGGTACAGGAACTGTGGATCTCTTGACAGGAGATATCACTGCTACACCAGAAAATCCTGCGACTATAACCGTCAATGCTCATATGAAGGATGATCTGGAGTGGAAATCAGGCAATACCTGGCAACGGAATGCAGTTGCAACTGACCAAGTAGGAAATGTAAACGGAACTGTAGGAACTGGTAATGTCCGTATCACCCAAGGGCAACTGAAAGACCGTCTTGCAGTGACTAATCCAGAACTCACACCGGTTGCAGATAAGAGTAACTTGACTGAACCTGAAAAGACAGCTGTCAAGAATGCCATCTACGCTAAGAATAATCAGACAACTCACCGTATCAAAGACATTAAAGTGTCAAATGATGGGACAGCAACGATTATTTATAAGGATTTAACGGAAAATGTCCTACCACAGTCAGTTACAGTTAATGAACGACCGAAATTGGTAATTCCTTATGATAATGCTACAACTAAGGAAATATATCTATACCGCGGGGAAGAAGTTAATGTAACCTTTGGTGCAACCGATGATTCTGGCAAGATTTCTTCATTGAAGTTTGAGTCGCAATATTATACTGAGGATAATGCAAACGGGAACAACTACGCAGGATATACTGGGATCAATCGTTCAAATCCAATCACAAGTTTGACAGACCAAGCAAATGCAAATATTACTATTACAGGAAGACTAGATAAAAGTTTCCCGGCGGGCAAATCATTTGAACGCTATTTGATGGCGACGGATGACCGTGGCGTTACAGATAGTGTTCATGCGAAGAATGGTGTTGGTGACAATGGTTATGTAAAATTTGTAATCAAAAATCAGACGGATAAATATACTGCTGTAGCGAAGGTTCCGACTGTCTATACATATGTCGGTGAGACTGCTAGCGATTTATCAAATGCTGCCAACTTTGTTCAGCTTGAAGGTGGTAAACAATTACCGCCAGGTGCAACTGTTACTTGGAAGACACCAATTGACACAACTAACTCTGGGGATAATAAAAAAGCTGTGGCGACAGTCACATACTCAGATGGTTCTACAGATGATGTTACTGTCACTTATAGTACCATGACTACAATCGCATCAAAAGCTCCAATCAATGATATCCAAGGAACGACTCCTCACAACGGAAATGGTTCAAACTGGCTTGACTATGTCTATAAATCGGGGAATGACTGGTTCCCAAGTGGTTCTCGACAAACATGGACAGATGAAAATGGAACTCGCTTGTCAGATGCTCCTATCACTACGACAGAAGCTGGACAACAGCGTTTCAAATTAACCTTTACATATCCTAAAGGTCGTCTTGGTGAGACAGATAGTTCGAA carries:
- the ruvB gene encoding Holliday junction branch migration DNA helicase RuvB; translated protein: MSRILDNEIMGDEELVERTLRPQYLREYIGQDKVKDQLQIFIEAAKMRDEALDHVLLFGPPGLGKTTMAFVIANELGVNLKQTSGPVIEKAGDLVAILNDLEPGDVLFIDEIHRLPMAVEEVLYSAMEDFYIDIMIGAGEGSRSVHLELPPFTLIGATTRAGMLSNPLRARFGITGHMEYYEHADLTEIVERTADIFEMEITHEAAAELALRSRGTPRIANRLLKRVRDFAQIMGDGLIDDVITDKALTMLDVDHEGLDYVDQKILRTMIEMYGGGPVGLGTLSVNIAEERETVEDMYEPYLIQKGFIMRTRSGRVATAKAYEHLGYEYIEK
- a CDS encoding nucleotidyltransferase family protein, with protein sequence MNILKNETEILDSFRENPEMMAILTIIRDLELNDSWLAAGSVRNFIWNLLSDKPAFDRETDVDVIFFDPEVSYEETLAIESKLREDFPQYQWELKNQVYMHQHSPHTPPYVNSCDAMSKYPECCTAIGLRLHSDATLELFAPYGLEDILNFQVAPTPHFLENEDRMKLYQKRLSKKNWQEKWKNLTFKIT